In Arthrobacter citreus, a single genomic region encodes these proteins:
- a CDS encoding S8 family serine peptidase — protein sequence MNKHVQRHKIIKVLTILALSTSVVFGSIGQNSIVTKANSYSKAEDLLANLTSAQRAALHQLSTTDETGLKISSDINLSSAVQTPVIVEFVNKPAKIARLEASIEGKQLPEAEANNLVEHDHETFKQDLQQLADDNKKVDFKIKRTYKNAFNGVSMSLPANQISKLLKLKAVKKVWSNQKFTIDPPPEDDKSGSLKTDESNIANYTPYDGVDRLHAEGFTGKGIKIGILDTGIDYNHPDLKDAYKGGYDFIDNDNDPMETTYEDWKKSGEPEFDGTSAYYTEHGTHVAGIIAGQGVADSEYKKVGVAPDADIYAYRVLGPYGGGDSDGIIAAIDQAVKDGMDVINMSLGATINNPLFPTSIAVNNAVISGVTTVVAVGNSGDNMYTVGAPGTAALALTVGASSVAINLYQYAGVNNNKNYLLRQMAQNYLDDLTTLKGKTYQLVDVGLGNMYNFTGKDVKGKIAFIKRGSIALMDKIKNAKANGAAGVIMYNDEANKSEGAIKELLGESMDAIPTFSISNEDGLSISASIKEGKSDFTFGDFSKLQTASDDLANFSSRGPSRINYDIKPELTAPGVSILSTVPFYINDKTVDGTKAKDYQFAYERLSGTSMATPYVTGVSALLLQSNKDLTPSDVKSILMNTADPLSKAYSVFEVGSGRVDAYEAIHSNVELIVKDKTPNMINGKQKFIEELTGGMSFGSFSFNDQDISDSRNITLKNRSEKAKTFNVNVKFQTGQRGSKDAALNNVTLSGPTSIKLNGISQKSVKFDLNIPKTAEKGTYEGYVVFTNNEDQTEQYQIPFGVRVVNEGIESFKVENPLFSTDYSWPETMVPFLGFSFELKSHMKTLDVVIQDPITGQDLGLVGSFDALQLNENQSYFIPRGFSTVYYPFTGDSKNPISSETETIKTGHYKLRLVGTNENGKIFSAASDFLYELGAPSLTSSFDHLEQKVIEYNNSQLDSNGQFLYDFNINVKDPEVEEANRYGISVDQSSNSVVSFFGGFPANPINTDKNGNYTDQILVNSQFQPLQVQFYGMDAAKNPSADASNMLKVVFVEDTYPYYYLKANKQNITTGDTVNYSVRSNNIKNLKTTKISLPVFSDQAEIENVKVNAAVKQYGEANVTVTTAPTNWPDVLQYTFTFNYLGNKQLPEDLQLFNFDIKTLNKYMVSTPFSWHLINSTTIDQSNVETGNVYTYMEGYKTKTTISKLEGSLSLEGTMDPSTSQTNVNLDQRSLGAKVTVSSYDNKTIVEAPINNQNGVFEADGFKAEKNDYTIKVDVPGHFTMYKQVNLSDEVRGELVGKDLLVAMPIAAAGDSNKDNVIDILDALAVQTYWGTNKATADFNFDKVVDKKDMDFIIKNFGLQNKTVQVVPKAKTTYKGETLDSILEKLGLSK from the coding sequence ATGAATAAGCATGTGCAAAGACATAAGATTATAAAAGTGTTAACAATATTGGCTTTATCAACTAGCGTAGTTTTTGGTTCAATTGGTCAAAATTCAATTGTCACAAAGGCAAATAGTTACTCAAAAGCGGAGGATCTACTTGCTAATTTAACTTCAGCTCAAAGAGCAGCCTTACACCAGTTATCAACGACTGATGAAACTGGACTTAAAATTTCTTCAGATATTAATCTATCGTCAGCAGTGCAAACTCCTGTCATAGTTGAGTTTGTTAATAAACCGGCTAAAATTGCTAGACTCGAAGCCAGTATTGAAGGTAAACAACTGCCTGAAGCTGAAGCGAATAATTTAGTTGAACATGATCATGAAACATTCAAACAAGATCTTCAACAGTTAGCTGATGATAATAAAAAAGTAGATTTTAAGATTAAACGTACATATAAAAATGCGTTTAATGGTGTTTCAATGAGTTTGCCAGCTAATCAAATTAGTAAACTATTAAAATTGAAAGCAGTAAAGAAAGTTTGGAGTAATCAAAAATTTACAATTGATCCACCCCCTGAAGATGACAAAAGTGGTTCACTCAAAACGGACGAGTCCAACATTGCAAATTACACGCCATATGATGGAGTAGATCGCTTACATGCTGAAGGATTTACGGGAAAAGGAATAAAAATCGGTATTTTAGATACAGGAATTGATTACAACCACCCTGATTTAAAAGACGCTTATAAGGGCGGTTATGACTTTATTGACAATGATAATGATCCGATGGAAACAACTTATGAAGATTGGAAGAAATCTGGAGAGCCAGAATTTGATGGAACATCAGCTTATTATACCGAGCATGGCACCCATGTAGCTGGAATAATCGCCGGACAAGGTGTAGCAGATAGTGAATATAAAAAGGTTGGAGTAGCGCCTGATGCAGATATTTATGCATATCGTGTACTTGGACCATACGGTGGTGGTGACAGTGATGGAATTATTGCAGCAATTGATCAAGCTGTAAAAGATGGTATGGATGTCATAAACATGTCATTAGGTGCGACAATTAATAATCCTTTATTCCCTACATCTATCGCTGTAAATAATGCTGTAATTAGTGGAGTGACGACTGTTGTAGCCGTTGGAAATAGTGGCGATAATATGTACACAGTTGGAGCCCCTGGAACAGCAGCCTTAGCATTAACTGTTGGTGCTTCTTCAGTAGCAATCAATCTATATCAATACGCTGGAGTAAATAACAATAAAAATTACTTATTAAGGCAAATGGCTCAAAACTATTTAGATGACTTAACGACATTAAAAGGTAAAACATATCAACTTGTAGATGTAGGATTAGGTAATATGTATAATTTTACAGGAAAAGATGTTAAAGGGAAGATTGCCTTTATAAAACGGGGATCAATTGCTTTAATGGATAAAATTAAAAATGCAAAAGCAAACGGTGCTGCTGGAGTCATTATGTATAATGATGAAGCAAATAAATCAGAAGGTGCCATCAAAGAGTTATTAGGTGAATCGATGGACGCAATTCCAACCTTTTCAATATCTAATGAAGATGGCTTATCGATTTCTGCTTCAATAAAAGAAGGGAAATCAGATTTTACATTTGGTGATTTTTCAAAGCTTCAAACTGCATCAGATGATTTAGCTAATTTTAGTTCAAGGGGACCATCTAGGATTAATTATGATATTAAACCTGAACTGACTGCACCAGGCGTTTCAATACTTTCTACAGTTCCATTTTACATCAACGATAAAACTGTGGATGGTACAAAAGCAAAGGATTATCAATTTGCATATGAGCGCTTATCTGGTACATCCATGGCAACACCTTATGTTACTGGGGTGTCTGCTTTATTACTTCAATCGAATAAAGACCTCACCCCGTCTGATGTGAAGTCGATTCTGATGAATACGGCTGATCCATTGTCAAAAGCATATAGTGTATTCGAGGTGGGAAGTGGTAGAGTAGATGCGTATGAAGCTATTCATTCGAATGTGGAATTAATAGTAAAGGATAAAACACCAAATATGATTAACGGTAAACAAAAATTCATTGAGGAACTGACGGGTGGAATGAGCTTTGGATCATTTAGTTTTAATGACCAAGACATTTCTGACTCTAGAAATATTACATTAAAAAACCGAAGTGAAAAAGCTAAAACATTTAATGTTAATGTTAAATTTCAAACTGGTCAGAGAGGATCAAAAGATGCTGCATTAAATAATGTAACGTTGTCAGGACCTACTTCGATAAAATTAAACGGAATCAGTCAAAAGTCTGTTAAATTTGATTTGAACATTCCTAAAACAGCTGAAAAAGGAACTTATGAAGGATATGTAGTTTTTACAAATAATGAAGATCAAACGGAGCAATATCAAATACCGTTCGGAGTGAGGGTAGTCAACGAGGGAATTGAGTCATTTAAAGTAGAGAATCCATTATTTTCAACTGACTATTCATGGCCAGAAACTATGGTTCCATTTCTCGGTTTCTCATTTGAATTAAAGTCACATATGAAAACTTTAGATGTAGTCATCCAAGATCCAATTACTGGACAGGATCTTGGATTAGTAGGTTCATTTGATGCTTTACAATTAAATGAAAACCAATCATATTTTATCCCAAGAGGGTTTAGTACTGTTTACTATCCATTTACTGGAGATTCAAAAAATCCAATTAGTAGTGAAACGGAGACAATAAAAACGGGACATTATAAGTTAAGGTTAGTAGGTACTAATGAAAATGGCAAAATATTTTCAGCAGCTTCAGATTTCTTATACGAACTTGGAGCACCATCACTTACAAGCAGTTTTGATCATTTAGAACAAAAAGTAATTGAATATAATAATAGTCAATTAGATTCAAACGGACAGTTTCTATATGATTTTAACATTAATGTAAAAGATCCAGAAGTTGAAGAGGCAAATCGTTATGGTATATCTGTTGATCAATCTAGTAATTCAGTTGTATCGTTTTTTGGAGGATTTCCTGCAAATCCAATAAACACTGACAAAAACGGAAATTACACTGATCAAATTCTAGTTAACAGTCAATTTCAACCATTACAAGTTCAATTTTATGGTATGGATGCTGCGAAAAACCCATCTGCTGACGCTTCAAATATGTTAAAAGTAGTTTTCGTGGAAGATACGTACCCATACTATTATTTAAAAGCAAATAAACAAAATATCACGACGGGTGATACGGTTAATTATAGCGTTCGTTCAAATAATATTAAAAACTTAAAAACAACCAAAATTTCATTACCAGTTTTTTCAGATCAAGCTGAAATTGAAAATGTGAAAGTGAATGCCGCCGTTAAGCAATATGGTGAAGCAAACGTTACAGTAACAACGGCACCAACAAATTGGCCAGATGTACTCCAATACACATTTACTTTTAATTATTTAGGTAATAAACAACTTCCTGAGGATTTACAATTATTTAATTTCGATATAAAAACATTAAATAAATATATGGTAAGTACCCCGTTCTCATGGCATCTCATTAATTCTACGACAATTGATCAATCAAATGTTGAGACGGGAAATGTTTATACTTATATGGAAGGATATAAAACGAAAACAACAATTTCGAAATTAGAAGGTTCTTTAAGTTTAGAAGGTACAATGGATCCTTCTACTAGTCAAACTAATGTTAATTTAGATCAAAGGTCATTAGGTGCAAAAGTTACTGTTAGTTCATATGACAATAAAACGATTGTCGAAGCACCAATCAATAATCAAAATGGTGTATTTGAAGCTGATGGTTTTAAAGCTGAAAAAAATGATTATACAATAAAAGTAGATGTACCTGGTCATTTTACAATGTACAAACAAGTCAATTTATCTGATGAAGTAAGAGGAGAATTGGTTGGTAAAGATCTACTTGTAGCAATGCCAATTGCTGCCGCAGGTGACTCAAATAAAGATAACGTAATTGATATTTTAGATGCGTTAGCTGTCCAAACATATTGGGGTACAAATAAAGCTACTGCAGACTTTAACTTTGATAAAGTAGTAGATAAAAAGGATATGGATTTTATTATTAAAAACTTCGGACTACAAAATAAAACTGTTCAAGTTGTACCCAAAGCGAAGACTACTTATAAAGGTGAAACGTTAGACAGTATTTTGGAAAAGTTGGGTTTAAGTAAATAG
- a CDS encoding S8 family serine peptidase → MKNNKLIKQAAAISLTLGMIFPAVNHPFNTVAKAAEIKAEDVLSSLTTEQRNALNKIEYNDQSGLIGFKKDELKKDNEVSVIVQFQAKPSKVALIDAELAGKKLSKEKADEQVVQEHEQFKKDIQTIFPTSKSKKVNHQITTNFNTVLNGVAMKLPANQIKQLLSSKVVKAVYKNVEYKVDPIQNVETKSTTTSGNTSVESLSYLKIDKLHKEGITGKGIKVGVIDTGIDYNHPDLKKAYKGGYDVVDQDNDPMETTYKDWQASGYPEINGSTYYTSHGTHVAGTIAGQSTNDKITVEGVAPDVDLYAYRVLGPYGSGTTEAVIEGIERAVHDGMDVINLSLGAAVNDPYFPTSTAINYAVLNGVTAVVAAGNEGPGAYSLGSPGSAALALTVGASDVPIQESTLNGNIGSESPIELVGMARHYDEQFKNLVGKSYEIVDVGLGYASDFADKDLNGKIALINRGDITFDEKIMNAKEKGAVGVLITNNIDGQIGVNLGESVNYVQSFSLTKNDGEKVRSMLAAGKNTISFSNYSEKRTEGDHLVDFSSRGPARQTFDMKPEITAPGVSVLSTVPSYMINPENQDNYQYAYSRYSGTSMATPFTAGVAALMLQANPKLQPEDIKSILMNTADPLNGDYSVFEVGAGRVDPYQAIHSDLILKIKDKAYVPGAERLMKVKEFTGGLSFDNHYENGKINVSKSIKIENNKNEKKSFTLSISETKGSNSLKDNGVELNIPNKIDINGNGSKTINVRMTVPKDAKKGIYEGYITLTNNANSSEVYRIPFSVRTSEEGFNTMEVLNPAYSPDQLNQGGWDFMRAQWIYTKFNLKSPMEKMDIVLQDAKTGKDIGFVGTVDLTYAYDNVDYDLIAFNGQYYKFTGNSKQPISDETSDIQPGQYKLKFIGTSFSGKKFIETEDLFIDLDTPTFKSSLDGLSPFIEYKPGQKTYPFEIQIQDSKVDEMKNQGISIDQSSNSLVYYYGEWAFPSSPISMDAEGKYKDEITIDDTLNELPLRFDGYDMSGNKESKQYYFVKEGTPVTYAKSDVVTATAGDTIKAKIYLDNLNDIKNVKWTFGDYFGMKSVQLVDAKLADNYASKASIDVKGDDVIVNFNIPSGQLDHSEVAEVTLKVQEKEFYTGGTINPTVNVTNSSNENLEVLNGGYSFKVFPKLSRVNGYVNPQGFYEGDPENGGYPGSRDWDKVGATVNIYDSNGTKYNAPIDTYGRYVFDKIPLSKDLFTIEFNVPGHFLTKIRTNIGYEYNGTVYAKNQYITAPDLIAGDVNQDQVIDILDALAIQTYWGTNKRSADINFDGTVDGNDLKFVQKNYLLQNKSVDNAPNPLKKYKGKSLEDLLKELGI, encoded by the coding sequence ATGAAGAACAATAAACTCATTAAACAAGCAGCAGCTATCTCCTTAACTTTAGGCATGATATTTCCTGCCGTGAATCATCCTTTCAATACAGTGGCTAAAGCTGCAGAGATAAAAGCTGAAGATGTACTTTCTTCTTTAACTACTGAGCAAAGAAATGCTTTAAATAAAATAGAATATAACGATCAGTCCGGATTGATTGGCTTTAAAAAAGATGAGTTAAAAAAAGACAATGAAGTTTCTGTTATCGTCCAATTTCAAGCAAAACCTTCAAAAGTTGCATTAATTGATGCTGAGTTAGCAGGTAAAAAACTATCAAAAGAAAAAGCGGACGAGCAAGTTGTACAAGAACATGAACAGTTTAAAAAAGATATTCAAACCATTTTTCCTACTTCAAAAAGTAAAAAAGTAAATCATCAAATTACAACAAATTTTAATACTGTTTTAAATGGTGTTGCAATGAAACTGCCAGCAAATCAAATTAAACAGCTGTTGTCTTCTAAAGTTGTGAAAGCAGTCTATAAGAATGTTGAATACAAGGTCGATCCTATTCAAAATGTGGAAACTAAAAGTACGACTACTAGTGGAAACACTTCGGTTGAGAGCCTTTCTTATTTAAAGATTGATAAATTACATAAAGAAGGTATTACTGGTAAGGGCATAAAAGTAGGGGTAATTGATACAGGAATCGATTATAACCACCCTGATTTAAAGAAAGCATACAAAGGTGGTTACGATGTTGTTGATCAAGATAATGATCCCATGGAGACAACTTATAAAGATTGGCAAGCTTCTGGCTATCCAGAAATAAATGGTTCAACTTATTACACCTCACATGGTACACATGTAGCTGGTACGATAGCTGGTCAGAGTACTAACGATAAAATTACTGTTGAAGGAGTAGCTCCTGATGTAGATTTATATGCTTATCGCGTGCTCGGCCCATATGGTTCTGGTACTACTGAAGCCGTTATTGAGGGGATTGAAAGAGCAGTACATGATGGAATGGATGTCATTAATTTGTCATTAGGAGCAGCAGTAAATGATCCGTATTTTCCAACTAGTACAGCCATTAATTATGCGGTACTAAATGGAGTTACTGCAGTTGTAGCAGCGGGTAATGAAGGACCGGGTGCTTATTCATTAGGCTCACCTGGATCAGCTGCACTTGCTTTGACTGTAGGAGCAAGTGATGTTCCAATACAAGAATCAACTTTGAATGGAAATATAGGAAGTGAATCGCCAATTGAATTAGTAGGAATGGCCCGACATTACGATGAACAATTTAAAAATCTAGTTGGTAAGTCTTATGAGATAGTGGATGTTGGATTAGGTTATGCATCTGACTTTGCAGATAAAGATTTAAATGGAAAAATTGCACTTATTAATCGAGGGGATATTACCTTTGATGAAAAAATAATGAACGCAAAAGAAAAAGGTGCAGTAGGGGTCTTAATTACGAATAATATTGATGGTCAAATAGGGGTAAATCTTGGAGAGTCTGTTAACTATGTACAATCATTTTCTTTAACAAAAAATGATGGAGAAAAAGTTAGGTCCATGTTAGCAGCTGGAAAGAACACAATCAGTTTCTCAAATTATTCGGAAAAACGGACTGAAGGAGATCATTTAGTTGATTTCAGTTCAAGAGGACCTGCAAGACAAACTTTTGATATGAAGCCTGAAATTACTGCTCCGGGGGTAAGTGTTCTTTCAACTGTTCCTTCTTATATGATTAACCCAGAAAATCAAGATAATTATCAATATGCTTATTCAAGGTATTCAGGTACATCAATGGCTACTCCATTTACAGCTGGTGTTGCAGCTTTAATGCTTCAAGCCAATCCTAAGTTGCAGCCTGAAGATATTAAATCGATTTTGATGAATACAGCTGATCCACTAAATGGTGATTATAGTGTTTTTGAAGTAGGTGCTGGACGAGTAGATCCTTACCAGGCTATACATAGTGATCTAATTCTTAAAATCAAGGATAAGGCCTATGTACCAGGAGCAGAACGCTTAATGAAGGTGAAAGAATTTACTGGTGGGCTTAGCTTTGACAATCATTATGAAAATGGCAAAATAAATGTTTCAAAATCAATAAAAATCGAAAACAATAAAAATGAAAAAAAATCATTTACTCTTTCAATTAGCGAAACGAAAGGCTCAAACAGTTTAAAAGACAATGGAGTAGAGCTAAATATTCCAAATAAAATCGATATTAATGGTAATGGCTCAAAAACAATTAATGTAAGAATGACCGTACCTAAAGATGCAAAAAAAGGAATTTATGAAGGCTATATCACATTAACAAATAATGCTAATTCATCAGAAGTATATCGAATTCCATTTAGTGTACGAACATCTGAAGAAGGGTTTAATACCATGGAGGTTTTAAATCCAGCCTATTCTCCTGATCAATTAAATCAAGGTGGATGGGATTTTATGCGAGCTCAATGGATCTATACTAAATTTAACTTGAAATCACCAATGGAGAAAATGGATATTGTTTTACAAGACGCTAAAACTGGTAAAGATATTGGGTTTGTTGGAACGGTCGATTTAACATATGCATATGACAATGTCGATTATGACTTAATAGCATTTAATGGACAGTATTATAAATTTACAGGAAACTCAAAACAGCCTATCTCAGATGAAACAAGCGATATTCAACCAGGACAGTATAAATTAAAATTCATTGGCACTAGTTTTTCTGGAAAAAAATTCATCGAAACTGAGGACTTATTTATAGATTTAGATACACCGACCTTTAAAAGTTCACTTGATGGTTTATCTCCATTTATTGAGTATAAACCAGGTCAAAAAACATACCCATTTGAGATTCAGATTCAAGATTCAAAAGTTGATGAAATGAAGAATCAAGGAATTTCAATCGACCAATCATCTAATTCGCTCGTTTATTACTATGGTGAGTGGGCTTTCCCTTCTTCACCAATCTCAATGGATGCTGAAGGCAAATATAAAGATGAAATTACTATAGACGATACATTAAATGAGTTGCCTCTTCGATTTGATGGTTATGATATGTCCGGAAACAAAGAGTCTAAACAGTATTATTTTGTGAAAGAAGGTACTCCAGTTACTTATGCTAAAAGTGATGTAGTTACGGCAACAGCGGGAGATACAATTAAAGCTAAAATTTATTTGGATAATTTAAATGATATTAAAAATGTGAAATGGACTTTTGGTGATTATTTTGGAATGAAGAGTGTACAGTTAGTTGACGCAAAACTTGCTGACAATTATGCAAGCAAGGCTTCAATTGATGTTAAAGGTGATGATGTAATCGTTAACTTTAACATCCCTAGTGGTCAGTTAGATCACTCGGAGGTTGCAGAGGTAACATTAAAAGTTCAAGAAAAAGAATTTTACACAGGAGGGACTATTAATCCAACCGTAAATGTCACAAATTCTAGTAATGAAAACTTAGAAGTATTAAACGGTGGATATAGTTTTAAAGTATTTCCGAAGCTTTCTAGAGTAAACGGATATGTTAATCCTCAGGGATTTTATGAAGGTGACCCTGAAAACGGAGGATATCCTGGTTCAAGAGATTGGGATAAAGTTGGGGCAACAGTTAATATTTATGACTCAAATGGAACAAAATACAATGCACCGATTGATACTTATGGAAGATATGTTTTTGATAAAATCCCCCTAAGTAAGGACTTATTTACAATTGAATTTAATGTTCCAGGTCATTTTTTAACGAAGATTAGAACAAATATTGGCTATGAATATAACGGAACGGTCTATGCAAAAAATCAATATATCACTGCACCTGATCTTATAGCAGGAGATGTAAACCAAGACCAAGTTATTGATATTTTGGATGCATTGGCTATTCAGACATATTGGGGAACTAACAAGCGAAGTGCAGATATTAATTTTGACGGTACAGTTGATGGAAATGATTTGAAATTTGTTCAGAAGAACTACTTACTACAAAATAAATCAGTTGATAATGCGCCCAACCCTCTAAAAAAATATAAAGGCAAATCATTAGAAGACTTATTAAAAGAATTAGGAATTTAA
- a CDS encoding helix-turn-helix transcriptional regulator, translated as MIQGKIIKFYRELQGLRQADLGNQICSSTHVSKIERGITEVSEETIELLAKRLQIDMQDEIDAYLSLDSLLNEWHDSIILKLNSKANSIKTKLERINLLKIPDFYQAYTLILTRYYLLIGESKIAKSLIEEMDCWRELSLYDQNMRNHIKGKFYLDYQGEYNQAISYLKKINLIYYNNPEYYYDLAVAYMCMNSRILAYHYANKALQFFTSANSFNRVLETEMLMLIQVEQEEIFDTKESGYPRLIEMADNLGLIDQKAKLLHNYAYQLFRNGYYEKAFENYSQSLMLRDPSHPHYLVTLEGYLNTATKLGLQSETELLKVAHEGLSLAKKLNDTMYLHYFQLHVFKIQNLKDEYYDYLESAAYPFFKNKGYGLAEETYEIKLFDYYFKKGDVERANQFTQSIVNRFRKNNELV; from the coding sequence ATGATCCAAGGGAAAATCATTAAATTTTACCGTGAACTTCAAGGATTAAGGCAAGCGGATTTAGGGAACCAAATTTGTTCAAGTACCCATGTTAGCAAAATTGAACGTGGTATTACAGAAGTATCAGAAGAAACAATCGAGTTGTTAGCTAAAAGATTACAAATCGATATGCAAGATGAGATTGATGCATACTTAAGCTTGGACTCATTATTAAATGAATGGCATGATTCAATTATTTTAAAGCTAAATTCAAAGGCAAATAGCATAAAAACTAAGTTAGAAAGAATCAATCTATTAAAAATCCCGGATTTCTATCAAGCATACACGTTAATTTTAACTAGATATTATTTATTAATTGGAGAAAGTAAGATTGCTAAATCTTTGATAGAGGAAATGGACTGTTGGCGCGAACTTTCGCTATATGATCAAAACATGCGAAATCATATTAAAGGTAAGTTTTACCTCGATTATCAAGGTGAATATAATCAAGCTATTTCTTATTTGAAGAAAATTAATCTAATTTATTATAATAATCCTGAATATTATTATGATTTAGCTGTTGCTTATATGTGTATGAATTCCCGAATACTAGCTTATCATTATGCTAATAAAGCACTTCAATTTTTTACTAGTGCAAACAGCTTTAATAGAGTACTTGAAACAGAAATGCTAATGCTAATCCAAGTTGAACAAGAAGAAATTTTTGATACAAAGGAGTCTGGTTACCCAAGACTAATAGAAATGGCCGACAATTTAGGATTAATTGATCAAAAGGCAAAACTTCTTCATAATTACGCTTATCAACTATTTCGAAATGGGTACTACGAAAAAGCATTCGAAAATTATAGTCAGTCTTTGATGCTACGTGATCCTAGTCATCCACATTATCTCGTAACATTAGAAGGTTATCTAAATACTGCTACAAAGTTAGGTCTACAATCTGAAACAGAGTTGCTAAAAGTAGCACACGAAGGTCTTTCATTAGCTAAGAAGTTAAATGATACAATGTATTTACATTATTTTCAGTTACATGTATTTAAAATTCAAAATTTGAAAGACGAATATTATGATTATTTAGAGTCGGCTGCGTATCCATTTTTTAAGAATAAGGGTTATGGGCTTGCCGAAGAGACATATGAAATTAAATTGTTTGATTACTATTTCAAAAAAGGCGATGTCGAACGAGCTAATCAGTTCACTCAGTCAATTGTAAATAGATTCAGGAAAAACAATGAGCTTGTTTAA